Proteins encoded within one genomic window of Pedobacter africanus:
- a CDS encoding polysaccharide biosynthesis protein, producing MFTKLQIVSRWIIFTIDICLSIVALAFAVILQNNFIVNTIDFLAFYKAVVLVIAVNSFVFYSVKTFAGIVRYTSAQDSFRILFAVILSSLILFFTHALAIVITGEHVISSVTIITYTLSNFLLLITYRIIVKYFFMYIKNANLDKIRIIIYGAGEAGVATKRTFDHDPKVNKTIIAFVDDDLRKVGKTIDGVRILDAAQLEHLITKHEVDEIIFASYTIPSERKNQVVDICLENDVKILNIPSPEVWAKGHVTTAQIQNINIEDLLNRKTIEIDIDGIQNQLKDKRILITGAAGSIGSEIVRQLLKFETGLIILCDQSETALHNIYLELEETHINTNFHAFIGDVKDQKRMEVLFTTYKPHYVYHAAAYKHVPLMEDNPAEAIKTNVLGTKTIADLSVKHGVQKFVMISTDKAVNPTNVMGASKRIAEIYVQSLNNSLNNPNLIFSNGLSYLNDGNVKPITKFITTRFGNVLGSNGSVIPRFKQQIEKGGPVTVTHPEITRYFMTIPEACRLVLEAGCMGKGGEIYVFDMGKSVKIAELAKKMIRLAGLVPNQDIKISYSGLRPGEKLFEELLNDSEVTKPTHHEKIMIGQVREYIFNEIEAQIYQLVQFATNSNNRQVVKQMKIIVPEFISKNSVFEELDTQVPVEETP from the coding sequence ATGTTTACAAAACTACAAATTGTATCACGCTGGATTATTTTTACAATTGACATATGTTTGAGCATCGTAGCGCTTGCATTTGCAGTCATTCTCCAGAACAATTTTATCGTCAATACTATTGATTTCCTTGCTTTTTATAAAGCAGTAGTTTTAGTGATAGCTGTAAATTCCTTTGTATTCTATTCTGTAAAAACATTCGCCGGAATTGTTAGATATACTTCGGCACAAGATTCTTTCCGGATTTTATTTGCGGTTATACTAAGTTCCTTAATCCTCTTTTTTACCCATGCATTAGCAATTGTAATAACAGGGGAACACGTAATTAGCAGTGTAACGATCATTACTTACACACTTTCAAATTTCTTGTTGCTGATTACCTATAGGATTATAGTAAAGTACTTTTTTATGTACATAAAGAATGCTAATCTGGACAAAATCAGGATTATCATTTATGGAGCAGGAGAAGCAGGTGTTGCTACCAAAAGAACTTTTGATCATGATCCTAAGGTAAATAAAACGATTATTGCCTTTGTTGATGATGATTTGCGCAAAGTTGGAAAGACTATTGACGGTGTGAGGATTCTGGATGCTGCTCAGTTGGAGCATCTAATTACCAAACATGAAGTAGACGAAATTATCTTTGCTTCTTACACCATTCCATCTGAAAGGAAAAATCAGGTAGTAGATATCTGTCTGGAGAATGATGTCAAAATTTTGAACATTCCTTCCCCTGAAGTTTGGGCCAAAGGGCATGTGACAACTGCACAAATTCAAAACATCAATATTGAAGATCTATTAAATAGAAAAACTATCGAAATAGATATTGATGGCATTCAGAATCAGCTAAAAGATAAAAGAATACTCATTACTGGAGCAGCGGGGTCAATTGGCAGTGAAATAGTACGGCAGTTGCTAAAATTTGAAACAGGTTTAATTATTCTTTGTGACCAAAGCGAGACTGCACTACATAACATTTATCTTGAATTGGAAGAAACCCACATAAATACTAATTTTCATGCTTTTATTGGTGATGTAAAAGACCAAAAGAGGATGGAAGTTCTCTTTACTACTTACAAACCGCATTATGTATATCATGCCGCGGCTTATAAGCATGTGCCATTAATGGAAGATAACCCCGCAGAAGCGATCAAAACGAATGTTTTGGGTACTAAAACTATCGCAGATCTTTCCGTGAAACATGGCGTTCAAAAATTTGTAATGATTTCGACAGATAAGGCTGTAAACCCTACCAACGTAATGGGGGCCTCTAAGCGTATTGCGGAAATTTATGTGCAATCGCTGAATAATTCATTAAACAATCCTAATCTGATATTTTCGAATGGGCTAAGTTATTTGAATGATGGTAATGTAAAACCAATTACTAAATTCATCACTACCCGCTTTGGAAATGTTTTGGGTTCGAATGGATCAGTAATCCCTCGTTTTAAACAACAAATAGAAAAGGGTGGCCCGGTTACCGTTACTCATCCCGAAATCACCCGTTATTTTATGACTATACCGGAAGCTTGCCGCTTGGTATTGGAAGCTGGCTGTATGGGCAAAGGAGGAGAAATCTACGTTTTTGACATGGGTAAATCTGTAAAAATTGCTGAACTGGCTAAAAAGATGATTCGTTTGGCTGGATTGGTTCCTAATCAGGACATCAAAATTTCTTATTCAGGACTAAGACCGGGAGAGAAGCTTTTCGAGGAACTCTTAAATGATAGTGAAGTGACCAAGCCTACACATCATGAAAAAATCATGATTGGACAGGTAAGAGAGTATATATTTAATGAGATTGAAGCCCAGATTTATCAACTGGTACAGTTTGCTACAAATAGTAACAATAGGCAGGTAGTAAAGCAAATGAAGATAATTGTGCCTGAATTTATTAGTAAAAATTCCGTATTTGAAGAACTGGATACCCAGGTTCCGGTAGAAGAAACCCCTTAA
- the rfbD gene encoding dTDP-4-dehydrorhamnose reductase — protein MKTLVLGASGQLGQCLKAVAVERNIDTLDFPDEAAGNILNVEKLQNLFAEKKPDFVINCAAYTAVDKAEDEIELCRLINQQGALNVAQVCKEFGATLIHVSTDFVFEGNEITLLKEDDIAKPINVYGLTKLEGEKDIENTLVKHYIIRTSWLYSEYANNFVKTMLKLGAERDELSIIADQIGSPTYAIDLAGAILDIIASGKEAYGVYHYSNEGSVSWFDFAKGIFELSSTNVKVNPIPTSAYPTKATRPKFSVMDKSKIKSTFGIAVPYWRDSLKVCISRLVS, from the coding sequence TTGAAAACACTAGTATTAGGTGCCTCCGGCCAGCTTGGCCAATGCTTAAAGGCTGTTGCTGTAGAGCGAAATATTGATACGCTTGACTTTCCAGATGAAGCTGCAGGCAATATCCTGAATGTTGAAAAGTTGCAAAATCTGTTTGCTGAAAAGAAACCTGACTTTGTGATCAATTGTGCAGCCTATACTGCGGTAGATAAAGCTGAAGATGAGATAGAACTTTGCAGGTTAATCAATCAGCAAGGCGCTTTAAACGTCGCTCAGGTTTGCAAAGAATTTGGTGCTACGTTAATTCATGTTTCTACAGACTTTGTGTTTGAGGGTAATGAGATAACATTATTAAAGGAAGATGACATTGCTAAGCCTATAAACGTTTACGGCCTAACCAAACTGGAAGGTGAGAAGGATATTGAAAACACGCTTGTAAAGCATTACATCATCAGAACAAGCTGGCTGTATTCCGAATATGCCAACAACTTTGTTAAAACCATGTTAAAGCTGGGTGCAGAAAGAGATGAACTGAGCATTATTGCAGATCAGATTGGCTCGCCAACTTATGCCATTGATCTTGCCGGGGCAATTTTGGATATTATAGCTTCTGGAAAAGAGGCCTATGGTGTATACCACTATAGCAATGAGGGATCAGTGTCCTGGTTTGATTTTGCAAAAGGTATTTTTGAATTGAGCAGTACAAATGTTAAGGTTAATCCTATTCCAACATCGGCTTACCCTACAAAAGCTACACGGCCCAAATTCTCTGTTATGGACAAATCAAAAATCAAATCAACATTTGGAATTGCAGTACCTTATTGGAGAGATAGCTTGAAAGTTTGTATAAGTAGGTTAGTAAGCTAA
- a CDS encoding MraY family glycosyltransferase: MISYFKVADHYNIIDKPNERSSHTEVTIRGGGIVLLVSSILSLIMHLSFWMPIVGMLIIGVISFIDDRITLSNKIRLLFHLAAVTLLFISTNVFQLYSWYICIALYIVCIGIINAYNFMDGINGITGLYSLVILFGLQYVNHYITPFIEPDLIWLPILATLVFLFFNLRKKAKCFAGDVGSISIAFWISFLILKLVVQTDNYIYILFLAVYGVDATLTIIHRLILKQNIFKAHRLHFYQILANDQKWPHLLVSASYAIIQATIIGLIIFVPFGFSYLFFLTTMPLAVCYISFKGKLMKKSEF; this comes from the coding sequence ATGATCAGTTATTTTAAGGTAGCCGACCATTACAATATTATTGATAAGCCTAACGAAAGAAGTTCTCATACAGAAGTAACCATCAGAGGCGGTGGGATTGTGCTTTTAGTGTCTTCAATCTTAAGCTTGATTATGCATCTTTCTTTTTGGATGCCAATAGTTGGAATGCTGATCATTGGGGTGATAAGTTTTATTGATGACAGGATCACTTTGTCAAATAAAATCCGGCTCCTTTTTCACTTAGCTGCAGTAACCTTGCTTTTCATTTCCACTAACGTATTTCAGCTTTATTCGTGGTATATCTGCATTGCGCTATATATAGTGTGTATCGGGATTATCAATGCCTACAATTTTATGGATGGCATTAATGGAATCACCGGGTTGTACAGCCTGGTAATATTATTTGGCCTTCAATATGTTAATCATTATATAACTCCTTTCATCGAGCCAGATTTGATTTGGCTGCCTATTCTGGCAACTTTAGTTTTTCTATTTTTCAATCTCAGAAAAAAAGCAAAATGCTTCGCTGGAGATGTGGGAAGTATAAGTATTGCATTTTGGATTTCCTTTTTGATTTTGAAATTAGTCGTTCAAACAGATAATTACATTTATATTTTATTTTTAGCTGTATACGGAGTGGATGCGACACTCACTATTATTCATCGTCTAATATTAAAACAAAATATTTTTAAAGCGCATAGGCTACACTTTTATCAAATTCTTGCAAATGATCAAAAATGGCCACATTTGCTGGTTTCCGCTTCTTATGCCATAATCCAGGCTACAATCATTGGATTAATTATTTTTGTCCCCTTTGGCTTTTCCTATCTTTTTTTCCTAACTACCATGCCATTAGCTGTATGCTACATTTCTTTTAAAGGCAAGTTGATGAAGAAATCAGAATTTTAG
- a CDS encoding gliding motility protein RemB, whose translation MRKILLLGVFVLAFQSLSAQTPNVNIPYSYQFYQKLNKSVYDVNNRSHSAIKGFYADDSLLVNRYQNLMDMGVDSLNQRSWFRRKLTQEHLVNVKGDDYTVYADYLPDLLIGRDFKNSSTAWKNTRGFQIGGTVGDKFSFYTNGFENQGVFANYITDFINANQVVPSEMTGKLGKKTKDWSYVTALLSYTPNKHLNVALGYDKNFIGDGYRSMLLSDVAANYSFLRVRATLGNVQYQTIFGYMLDPGAEKLTTDRRLGDRGKWAAMHYIDWNATDRFSVGFFQAVTWADAEKEGKRGFDFNYVHPFIFLRSVEGANTTSPDKMRLGINSKYEILDKTTVYGQFMIDEFTAKEFFGNKGYWANKWALQLGVRGSDLFKVENLNYLAEFNTARPYTYAHFDRISNYAAMNQPLAHPMGANFKEVLGILNYSYKRFDLQGQVMYARYGLDPEGMNYGKDIFKGYDTRVADYGNNIGQGIKTNLYFAEGRASYLINPKYNLRLELGGILRRETNSVKNTNTALFTFGLRSTFRNLYQDF comes from the coding sequence ATGAGAAAAATCCTATTGCTAGGTGTATTCGTTCTGGCTTTTCAAAGCTTGAGCGCTCAAACGCCTAATGTAAACATACCCTACTCTTACCAATTTTATCAGAAACTGAATAAATCTGTATATGATGTAAATAATCGCTCACACTCTGCTATTAAGGGGTTTTATGCGGATGATTCTTTGCTGGTAAATCGCTATCAGAATTTGATGGATATGGGCGTAGATTCCTTAAATCAACGTTCATGGTTTCGCAGAAAACTAACACAAGAGCATTTGGTTAATGTTAAGGGGGATGACTATACGGTATATGCAGATTATCTCCCTGATTTATTAATTGGTCGTGATTTTAAAAATAGTTCTACAGCCTGGAAAAATACAAGAGGTTTTCAGATCGGTGGAACAGTAGGGGATAAATTTTCATTTTATACCAATGGCTTTGAGAATCAAGGAGTATTTGCCAACTACATTACAGATTTTATCAATGCCAATCAGGTAGTGCCAAGTGAAATGACGGGAAAGCTAGGTAAGAAGACAAAAGACTGGTCTTATGTTACGGCTTTATTGTCTTATACGCCCAACAAGCATTTAAACGTTGCTTTGGGCTATGATAAGAACTTCATCGGTGACGGTTACCGTTCGATGCTTTTATCTGATGTAGCCGCTAATTATTCTTTTTTAAGGGTAAGGGCAACATTGGGGAATGTACAATATCAAACCATATTTGGTTACATGCTGGATCCGGGTGCAGAAAAATTGACTACTGACAGACGACTTGGCGACCGTGGTAAATGGGCAGCAATGCATTACATTGATTGGAATGCTACTGATCGTTTTTCTGTTGGGTTTTTCCAGGCGGTAACCTGGGCTGATGCAGAAAAAGAAGGAAAGCGCGGCTTTGATTTTAATTATGTCCATCCCTTTATCTTCTTAAGATCTGTGGAAGGAGCCAATACAACTTCGCCAGATAAAATGCGCTTAGGTATCAATAGCAAATACGAAATCCTGGATAAAACAACTGTTTATGGACAATTCATGATTGATGAGTTCACCGCAAAAGAATTTTTTGGTAACAAAGGCTATTGGGCAAACAAATGGGCTTTGCAGTTGGGTGTAAGAGGCTCAGATTTGTTTAAGGTTGAAAATTTAAACTATCTGGCTGAATTCAATACAGCAAGACCATACACTTATGCTCACTTTGACAGAATATCCAACTACGCTGCTATGAACCAACCATTAGCACATCCAATGGGTGCTAATTTTAAGGAGGTGCTCGGTATATTGAACTATAGCTATAAGAGATTTGATTTGCAGGGACAGGTAATGTATGCACGGTATGGATTGGATCCCGAGGGCATGAATTATGGTAAAGATATTTTTAAAGGATATGATACGAGAGTTGCTGATTATGGTAATAACATTGGGCAAGGTATTAAAACCAATCTTTATTTTGCTGAAGGAAGGGCCTCTTATCTGATCAATCCAAAATACAACCTTCGACTAGAATTGGGTGGTATATTGAGAAGGGAAACCAATTCAGTAAAAAATACCAACACTGCATTATTCACATTTGGTTTACGTAGTACATTCAGGAATTTGTATCAGGATTTTTAA
- a CDS encoding glycosyltransferase family 4 protein — protein MKRNKIFRIATSSHSFRATLKGQFKYIKEKGFDYILICTKDDLIDDVAVEEEAKYLPLTLTRKITPLNDLKALFVLIFYILKEKPEIVHTHSPKAGLIGMLAAFICRVPKRIHTVAGLPLVEKTGVVKKILIMCEKITYLCSSVIFFNSRVQADYVLKEGWVSKSKSKVIGEGSSNGIDLSYFDPGALDEQKLAPIKKQYELSDNDFVICYIGRMASAKGINELVKSFVDLEKRYDNLKLILVGEEEPKEPLEPKIYETISNDDNIIRIDHQKDIRPYLSLSDIFILPSYREGFPQVIMQACAMKCCIICTDINGCNEMIKHNFNGLLIAPKSVQEINIAVEKLIDNPDLRSRFKGRARSYIEENFSQQEFWNKLSMFYLNDLTSNGD, from the coding sequence TTGAAAAGAAATAAAATTTTTAGAATAGCTACAAGTTCGCATTCGTTTAGAGCTACGCTAAAAGGACAGTTTAAGTACATTAAGGAAAAGGGCTTTGATTACATTTTAATATGTACAAAAGATGATTTAATCGATGACGTCGCTGTAGAAGAAGAAGCAAAATATCTTCCGCTAACTCTTACCCGAAAGATAACCCCTCTCAATGATCTTAAGGCGTTATTTGTGTTGATATTTTATATTTTAAAGGAAAAACCAGAGATTGTTCATACCCATTCTCCAAAGGCAGGGCTAATTGGCATGTTGGCTGCATTCATTTGTAGAGTGCCTAAGAGAATTCATACAGTTGCCGGACTTCCTCTAGTTGAAAAAACGGGTGTTGTTAAAAAGATTCTAATAATGTGTGAGAAAATCACTTATTTATGTTCCTCTGTAATATTTTTTAATTCTCGAGTACAAGCTGATTATGTATTGAAGGAAGGTTGGGTATCAAAAAGCAAAAGTAAAGTTATAGGTGAAGGAAGTAGTAACGGAATTGATTTGTCCTATTTTGATCCCGGAGCTTTAGATGAACAGAAATTGGCTCCTATAAAAAAACAATATGAACTGTCAGATAATGATTTTGTTATCTGCTATATAGGCAGAATGGCCAGTGCAAAAGGTATAAATGAACTCGTTAAGTCCTTCGTTGATTTAGAAAAAAGATATGATAATCTGAAGTTAATACTTGTTGGTGAAGAAGAACCAAAAGAACCTTTGGAGCCAAAAATTTACGAAACGATTAGTAATGATGATAATATTATAAGAATTGATCATCAAAAAGACATAAGACCTTATTTATCACTCTCTGACATTTTTATCTTGCCCAGCTATAGAGAGGGGTTTCCTCAGGTAATCATGCAGGCCTGTGCAATGAAATGTTGTATAATTTGTACTGATATTAATGGATGCAATGAAATGATTAAACATAATTTTAACGGTCTTTTAATCGCACCAAAGTCAGTTCAGGAAATAAACATTGCCGTTGAGAAATTGATTGATAATCCTGATTTAAGGAGCCGTTTTAAAGGGCGCGCGCGCAGCTACATCGAGGAGAATTTTAGCCAGCAAGAGTTTTGGAATAAATTATCTATGTTTTATCTTAACGATCTGACCTCAAATGGTGATTAA
- a CDS encoding alpha/beta hydrolase, translating to MTEHFFEHPFVKLHYYKFGTGPRHMLCFHGFGMHGKQFKLLTAQLGQQYTFWGFDLFFHKETRLTDQSLTTVKKGLLKSELASLILDFCKHQQISSFSVIGYSMGSHYATALVEELPAMVNEYIVAAPSSVYPGKLVRFFSSNKAGNKMLEKFLLSEKATVRLIDFARWLRFIDATGQKLLHKEIGTPKLRFALYACFTYLRLLETDEDKLISNLESHKIKSIFIFGRYDKMYLPRIGKRFFSKYTSGDVIVLEETHEMINLNFVNRLVQSLL from the coding sequence ATGACAGAACATTTTTTTGAACATCCATTCGTAAAACTACATTATTATAAATTTGGTACCGGCCCGCGGCATATGCTCTGCTTTCATGGCTTTGGGATGCATGGCAAGCAGTTTAAGCTGCTTACAGCCCAGCTGGGCCAGCAGTATACTTTCTGGGGCTTTGATTTGTTTTTTCATAAAGAAACGCGGCTAACAGATCAATCGCTTACTACAGTAAAAAAGGGTTTGTTAAAATCAGAACTCGCAAGCCTGATACTCGATTTTTGCAAACACCAGCAGATCAGCTCTTTTTCTGTAATAGGGTATTCAATGGGTTCGCATTATGCTACTGCACTTGTAGAAGAGCTGCCTGCTATGGTAAATGAATATATTGTTGCTGCCCCTTCTTCGGTATATCCGGGTAAGCTTGTCCGTTTTTTCAGCAGCAATAAAGCCGGGAATAAAATGCTCGAGAAGTTTCTGCTTAGCGAAAAAGCTACGGTAAGGCTTATAGATTTTGCCCGATGGCTCCGCTTTATTGATGCAACCGGTCAGAAACTTTTACACAAAGAAATCGGGACGCCAAAGCTGCGCTTTGCTTTATATGCCTGTTTTACTTACCTGCGGCTGCTGGAAACAGACGAAGACAAGCTGATCAGCAATCTGGAATCCCATAAGATTAAAAGTATATTTATATTTGGGCGGTACGACAAGATGTATTTACCACGTATTGGAAAGCGTTTCTTTTCTAAATATACATCAGGAGATGTAATTGTACTGGAAGAAACCCATGAAATGATCAATCTCAACTTTGTAAACCGGCTAGTTCAATCCCTCTTATGA
- a CDS encoding NAD-dependent epimerase/dehydratase family protein — MVIKNILLTGSSGFLGKYIYTQLKTQFELDTLGRNKIDDVCFDFSNDNLCIGKPYDLVIHCAGKAHVVPKTDNEKRAFFEMNVQGTQFLLNGLEKHIPPKALVFVSSVAVYGREFGNLINEECELLAVDPYGLSKVQAENLILNWCEKHNVICTILRLPLVVGTNPPGNLEAMIKGISKGYYFDIAGGTARKSMVLAKDVAGIIPKVASIGGIYNLTDGKHPSFSELSLYISGRLGKSKPFNIPAWIARTVAYAGDLLGSRSPFNSGVFTKITKNLTFDDKKAVNAFGWSPSSVLSDFKIN; from the coding sequence ATGGTGATTAAAAATATATTGCTGACCGGCTCAAGTGGCTTCTTAGGTAAATACATTTATACACAGCTTAAAACTCAATTCGAGTTGGATACATTAGGCAGAAATAAAATTGATGATGTTTGTTTTGATTTTTCCAATGATAATTTGTGTATCGGTAAGCCATATGATCTCGTTATTCATTGTGCAGGAAAGGCACACGTAGTTCCTAAAACTGATAATGAGAAAAGAGCTTTTTTTGAAATGAATGTCCAGGGAACACAGTTTTTATTAAATGGATTAGAAAAACATATTCCGCCCAAAGCTCTTGTTTTTGTTAGCTCGGTTGCGGTTTATGGTAGGGAATTTGGAAATCTGATAAATGAAGAATGTGAACTACTTGCCGTAGACCCCTACGGGTTGAGTAAAGTGCAAGCAGAAAATTTAATTCTAAATTGGTGTGAGAAGCATAATGTGATTTGTACTATTCTCAGGTTACCACTTGTTGTCGGGACAAATCCACCGGGTAATCTTGAGGCTATGATAAAGGGAATATCTAAAGGGTATTATTTTGATATTGCCGGTGGTACCGCACGTAAGAGCATGGTGCTGGCAAAAGATGTTGCGGGTATAATCCCTAAGGTAGCTTCAATAGGAGGAATTTACAACTTAACAGATGGAAAGCATCCTAGTTTTTCAGAGTTGTCCTTATATATTTCAGGTCGGCTAGGTAAATCGAAACCGTTCAATATACCTGCTTGGATAGCAAGAACTGTAGCTTACGCTGGAGATCTTTTAGGTAGCCGTTCACCTTTTAATTCAGGTGTTTTTACTAAAATTACAAAGAATCTTACTTTTGATGATAAGAAGGCAGTAAATGCATTTGGTTGGAGCCCTAGCTCAGTATTAAGTGATTTTAAAATTAATTAA
- a CDS encoding lysophospholipid acyltransferase family protein: protein MIIKSKPLSPFLFRIVVFLIGRILKRRFNKLVIRDIDLKPGHSYLLMCNHFSFLDGFLAYYLCNKVFKEKGVFRSLYIMSLKKQMEKNKWLRYFGSFSVEPGKRSVKESFDYAAEVLSVPGNVLLLYPQGNLESTHIRHILFQNGLKEIVPFISGKCQLVWSSNLIEYFESTKPSVYFNLLDCGTNEGFDFEVLKEKVNAHHKDAITKSIRFTKEPAV from the coding sequence ATGATCATTAAATCGAAACCACTTTCTCCCTTCCTTTTCAGAATTGTTGTTTTTCTGATTGGCCGGATATTAAAAAGGCGTTTCAATAAGCTGGTGATCCGGGATATAGATCTTAAACCCGGTCATTCCTACCTGCTGATGTGTAACCATTTCAGTTTTCTGGATGGTTTTCTGGCTTATTACCTGTGCAATAAGGTATTCAAAGAAAAGGGTGTTTTTAGGAGCCTGTATATCATGTCGCTGAAAAAGCAGATGGAGAAAAACAAATGGCTCCGGTATTTTGGCTCCTTCTCTGTTGAGCCGGGTAAGCGCTCTGTAAAGGAGAGTTTTGATTATGCTGCCGAGGTGTTATCTGTGCCTGGCAATGTACTGCTGCTTTATCCCCAGGGCAACCTGGAAAGCACGCATATCAGACATATTTTGTTTCAGAATGGGCTTAAGGAAATTGTTCCTTTTATCTCTGGCAAATGCCAGCTCGTTTGGAGCAGTAACCTGATTGAATATTTTGAAAGCACCAAGCCTTCGGTTTATTTTAACCTGCTGGATTGTGGCACGAATGAAGGTTTTGATTTTGAGGTGTTGAAAGAAAAAGTGAATGCACATCATAAGGATGCGATCACAAAAAGCATCCGGTTTACGAAAGAACCTGCTGTTTAG
- a CDS encoding GAF domain-containing protein, which produces MTERKNFDSEFCGSLPLHHVNLIQDYGYLLVLEPANLSLIQASENIVEVTGQPVQDMIGKNIADYMDVPGLQSIKSGLNSGIRQRIPVEVNIKNVSALQPFHGLMHLKEGYILLELENAGEQRKAAFTQVFQKVKKVMAAIDQADTVQAVCEIAVHELRELSGFDGVLMYKFDQDWNGTVVAEEKDDRLEPYIGQTFPASDVPRQARQLYLKNPYRLIPNRAYQPFRLYPVINPVTNSFIDLSDCNLRGVVAVHLEYMKNMNIEASMSIRVIRNGELWGLISCHHLTPKYLDYELCAVFEWLSAVISNGVSRILDKEKYDFSSALQRKRAELTDRIYEEDNIVSGLLPDEGTSLLDLFNATGALIVLNDRIETKGKVPGKEMTDNLLLWVEGKSGSKVFAHNHMSGLYDEAKAFADVGSGLLAIPIDAAKGDYVICFRPEVIETINWGGDPNQAINFEKDGVKYHPRTSFKLWQETVKQYAQPWNEAELEMAEALRSFLFEFRTRQLYN; this is translated from the coding sequence ATGACAGAAAGAAAAAACTTTGATTCTGAATTTTGCGGCAGCCTGCCCTTGCACCATGTGAACCTGATTCAGGATTATGGTTATTTACTGGTACTTGAGCCTGCAAACTTAAGCCTGATCCAGGCAAGTGAAAATATTGTTGAGGTTACAGGACAGCCTGTACAGGACATGATTGGTAAAAACATCGCAGATTATATGGATGTACCCGGCCTGCAAAGTATTAAAAGTGGTTTAAACAGTGGCATCAGACAAAGGATCCCTGTTGAGGTCAACATAAAAAATGTTTCGGCACTGCAGCCATTTCATGGATTGATGCACCTTAAAGAAGGTTATATCCTGCTGGAACTGGAAAATGCAGGAGAACAGCGCAAGGCTGCTTTTACGCAGGTATTTCAGAAGGTAAAAAAAGTAATGGCAGCGATAGACCAGGCAGATACCGTACAGGCGGTGTGTGAAATTGCGGTTCATGAGCTGCGCGAGCTGTCTGGCTTTGATGGGGTACTGATGTACAAGTTTGATCAGGATTGGAACGGGACTGTAGTTGCGGAAGAAAAAGACGACAGGCTGGAACCCTATATTGGACAAACCTTTCCTGCTTCCGATGTACCCAGACAGGCCAGGCAGCTGTATCTGAAAAATCCTTACCGCCTGATTCCAAACCGCGCTTACCAGCCATTCCGGCTGTACCCGGTCATTAACCCGGTAACCAACTCGTTTATTGACCTGTCCGACTGCAACCTTAGGGGCGTGGTAGCGGTACACCTGGAGTATATGAAAAACATGAACATTGAAGCCTCCATGTCTATTCGCGTTATCAGGAACGGTGAATTGTGGGGCCTCATATCCTGCCATCACCTTACACCTAAATACCTTGATTATGAGTTATGCGCGGTGTTTGAATGGCTATCGGCTGTGATATCAAACGGGGTGAGCCGCATCCTGGATAAGGAAAAATATGATTTTTCATCGGCCCTGCAGCGCAAACGTGCAGAACTTACGGACCGTATTTATGAGGAAGACAACATTGTTTCGGGCTTGCTGCCCGATGAAGGCACCAGCCTGCTCGATCTTTTTAATGCTACAGGTGCCCTTATAGTATTGAATGACAGGATAGAGACCAAGGGGAAGGTGCCCGGGAAAGAAATGACAGACAACCTATTGCTTTGGGTAGAAGGCAAAAGTGGCAGCAAAGTTTTTGCGCACAACCACATGAGCGGTCTGTACGATGAGGCAAAGGCCTTTGCTGATGTAGGCAGTGGCCTGCTGGCCATACCCATAGACGCTGCAAAAGGCGACTACGTGATTTGTTTCAGGCCTGAAGTTATTGAAACCATTAACTGGGGCGGCGATCCTAACCAGGCCATAAATTTTGAAAAGGATGGGGTAAAGTATCACCCGAGGACTTCTTTTAAGTTGTGGCAGGAAACCGTTAAACAGTATGCCCAGCCCTGGAATGAAGCGGAACTGGAAATGGCAGAAGCTTTAAGGAGTTTTCTTTTCGAGTTCAGGACAAGGCAGCTTTACAATTGA